Proteins co-encoded in one Paracrocinitomix mangrovi genomic window:
- a CDS encoding mechanosensitive ion channel family protein: protein MNTDLLNRTINANQIGTISVQTVVFLLIIGAVLYAFFFLARKYVVPYLGSRKAVKKMTVILYRAEVAAWVIYVVFGLYQLFSDSLYITGAIVVLSITAGWNIWRDVLTGIAFRLEDKFKINDPVRFENYNGTLSEINSRNIRIKSDKEELITIPFRKLNNEIFIKRQAKGKLHSEQLNLNVGNRTAEEITPLLQRWLYECPWAVMNEKAKIKVIGGGLVQLTVYAVDRASIIKTEEFLQQRLR, encoded by the coding sequence ATGAACACGGATTTATTAAATAGAACGATTAACGCCAATCAGATAGGAACTATATCTGTTCAAACGGTTGTCTTTTTATTGATAATCGGGGCTGTTTTATATGCATTCTTTTTTCTGGCAAGAAAGTATGTAGTACCCTATTTAGGTTCAAGAAAAGCAGTAAAGAAAATGACAGTTATCTTGTACAGAGCTGAAGTTGCTGCATGGGTTATTTACGTAGTATTTGGCTTATATCAATTGTTCAGTGACAGTTTATATATAACCGGAGCAATTGTAGTGTTGAGTATTACCGCCGGCTGGAATATTTGGCGTGATGTTTTAACGGGGATAGCTTTCAGATTAGAAGATAAATTTAAAATTAATGATCCGGTAAGGTTTGAAAACTACAATGGCACATTGAGTGAAATAAACAGTAGAAACATTAGGATTAAATCGGACAAAGAAGAATTGATTACCATCCCATTCAGAAAACTGAACAACGAAATTTTTATCAAACGACAAGCAAAAGGTAAGTTGCATTCAGAACAGCTAAATCTTAATGTAGGAAACAGAACTGCTGAGGAAATTACTCCTCTTTTGCAAAGATGGTTGTATGAGTGTCCTTGGGCTGTTATGAATGAAAAAGCTAAAATCAAAGTAATTGGTGGAGGTTTGGTTCAGTTAACTGTGTATGCAGTGGATAGAGCTTCTATCATAAAAACGGAGGAATTCTTACAACAACGACTTAGGTAA
- a CDS encoding DinB family protein: MANTLMRKRPSDDLITELSEMTRHITDVAKTEFDNLSTEQLFWQPDKNSWSIAQCFAHLNAFHRFYVPTFVERIKNSRFQEPADYFQSSPLGHSTYMKVKLGKLKNVKRKLISPKDYNPLVNKNLKIDTVMEDFYKYQDRLLEVMESARKINIRKTKTSFSVRPIVKLRLGDAFQYIVYHAERHIEQARKVKNHPRFPK, translated from the coding sequence ATGGCGAATACTTTAATGAGAAAACGTCCTTCGGATGACCTGATTACGGAGCTTAGCGAAATGACTCGCCATATTACTGACGTTGCCAAAACAGAATTTGATAATCTCAGTACTGAACAACTTTTCTGGCAGCCCGACAAAAATTCATGGAGTATTGCTCAATGTTTTGCACATTTAAATGCCTTTCACAGGTTTTACGTTCCCACTTTTGTTGAGCGTATTAAAAATTCAAGATTTCAAGAACCAGCTGATTATTTTCAAAGTTCTCCATTAGGGCACAGTACCTATATGAAAGTAAAGCTGGGAAAGTTGAAAAACGTCAAGCGAAAATTGATTTCTCCTAAGGATTATAATCCATTGGTAAATAAAAATCTAAAGATTGATACTGTAATGGAAGACTTTTATAAGTATCAGGATCGATTGTTAGAAGTAATGGAGAGTGCCAGAAAAATTAATATCCGCAAAACAAAGACTTCTTTTTCTGTTCGTCCTATCGTAAAATTGAGATTGGGAGATGCTTTTCAATACATTGTTTATCACGCCGAAAGACATATAGAACAAGCTAGAAAGGTTAAAAACCACCCTAGATTCCCCAAGTAA
- a CDS encoding lysophospholipid acyltransferase family protein codes for MLDKFLYYCITIPWSYMPLWMIYRLADMFYFVIRFVIPYRKKVVLDNIRKSFPEKSDKEVKLITKKFYRYFANLFAESVKNLTIPEAKLRKRLVVRNPEIMEELHKEGKSVLLLSSHYNNWEFLINGQSLLFPFQAVGIGMPLSNKFWDKKLNERRERFGMKVVNAGNYKEVIAEFKDTLTATLILNDQSPGKDENCYWVNFLNQETAFYFGAEVLANQNNSPVVNAIIHKVKKGYYEIELKLITKDPRKESYGFITQEYVNQLEEAIIANPQYWLWSHKRWKKEIPSNLEEIKAAHQKRFEEKFR; via the coding sequence TTGCTAGACAAGTTTCTATACTATTGTATCACAATTCCATGGTCGTATATGCCATTATGGATGATTTACAGGTTGGCAGATATGTTCTACTTTGTAATCAGATTTGTGATACCCTACAGAAAGAAAGTTGTCCTTGACAATATTCGAAAATCATTCCCGGAGAAATCTGATAAAGAGGTCAAACTAATCACTAAAAAATTCTACCGGTATTTTGCCAATTTGTTTGCAGAATCTGTAAAAAACCTAACCATACCGGAAGCGAAATTGCGCAAGAGATTAGTAGTTCGAAATCCAGAAATAATGGAAGAGTTACACAAAGAGGGTAAAAGTGTCTTATTGCTTTCTTCCCATTATAACAACTGGGAATTTTTAATTAATGGGCAAAGCCTTTTATTTCCTTTTCAAGCTGTAGGTATTGGAATGCCGCTCTCCAATAAATTTTGGGATAAAAAGTTGAATGAACGCAGAGAACGTTTCGGAATGAAAGTTGTGAATGCCGGAAATTATAAGGAAGTTATTGCAGAATTTAAAGATACTTTGACAGCTACACTTATTTTAAATGACCAATCTCCGGGTAAAGATGAAAATTGTTACTGGGTTAATTTCTTAAATCAAGAAACCGCTTTCTATTTTGGGGCAGAGGTATTGGCCAATCAAAATAATTCACCAGTGGTAAACGCAATTATACACAAGGTCAAAAAGGGGTACTATGAAATCGAACTTAAGCTGATTACTAAGGATCCAAGAAAAGAGTCTTATGGATTTATCACGCAAGAATATGTTAACCAATTAGAAGAAGCGATAATTGCAAACCCTCAATATTGGTTATGGTCACACAAAAGATGGAAAAAAGAGATTCCTTCAAATCTTGAAGAAATTAAAGCTGCACATCAAAAAAGATTCGAAGAGAAATTTAGATAA
- a CDS encoding DUF4924 family protein, whose translation MLIAQKTKESNIAEHVIYMFQIEDLIRANQLDLDTIITTIIEPQIQDENLLEKYKEWYGGLIKQMKREGVAKQGHTSDINEIIMELLMLHNTLLNILDDKGYKERFEKALPALKDFQHKSNSADINIVEVALNALYGKIILKLKGQSFTASTEEAFGHISQMLGYLAIYYKKMRNGDLNFANN comes from the coding sequence ATGCTCATAGCGCAGAAAACCAAAGAAAGTAACATAGCGGAACATGTTATCTACATGTTTCAAATTGAAGATTTGATTCGAGCTAATCAGCTTGATTTAGATACAATCATCACAACTATTATTGAACCACAAATTCAAGATGAAAATTTGTTGGAAAAATATAAGGAATGGTATGGTGGCCTTATAAAGCAAATGAAACGTGAAGGTGTTGCTAAACAAGGACATACATCAGATATTAACGAGATAATTATGGAGTTGTTGATGCTGCATAATACCTTACTGAATATTCTTGACGATAAAGGTTATAAGGAGCGTTTTGAAAAAGCACTTCCTGCCTTAAAAGACTTTCAACACAAAAGTAATTCTGCTGACATTAATATTGTTGAAGTTGCTTTGAATGCATTGTACGGTAAAATTATTCTTAAACTAAAGGGACAAAGTTTTACAGCTTCAACTGAAGAAGCCTTTGGTCATATTTCACAAATGTTAGGTTATCTTGCTATTTACTATAAGAAAATGAGGAATGGCGATTTAAATTTTGCCAATAACTAA
- a CDS encoding OmpH family outer membrane protein — MENSNSLAKLSLGINLVLVIAVIFLFVKMPSGGSEEVAADDTTNTKVNFSDNEPIRVAYFDNDSLNINAQFMVDVQQDIQQVSIDAQGKIQRKEQEIINWQKKWNDKGQLLPREMEQAQKEQMELEQEYAQLQQQVQMDAQMQTESLMSTMFTRIAKYGESFCKENNIDLLLAYSRGGGVIYASKKLDVTKEFTNHMNKEYLGASDKEGKEEKEGDKKVEADH; from the coding sequence ATGGAAAATTCAAACTCTTTAGCAAAACTTTCACTCGGAATTAACCTTGTTTTGGTTATTGCAGTAATCTTTTTATTTGTAAAAATGCCAAGTGGAGGTAGTGAAGAAGTTGCTGCTGATGACACTACAAATACAAAAGTGAATTTTTCAGATAATGAACCTATTCGCGTAGCTTATTTTGACAATGATTCATTAAATATCAATGCGCAATTTATGGTGGATGTTCAACAAGATATCCAGCAAGTTTCTATTGATGCTCAAGGTAAAATTCAGAGAAAAGAGCAAGAAATCATTAACTGGCAGAAGAAATGGAACGATAAAGGTCAATTATTGCCAAGAGAAATGGAACAAGCTCAAAAAGAGCAAATGGAACTTGAGCAAGAATATGCTCAATTACAGCAGCAAGTTCAAATGGATGCTCAAATGCAAACAGAGAGTTTGATGAGTACTATGTTTACTAGAATTGCTAAATATGGTGAGTCTTTCTGTAAAGAAAACAACATTGATTTATTGCTTGCTTACTCAAGAGGTGGAGGTGTTATTTACGCCAGTAAAAAGCTAGACGTAACTAAAGAATTCACTAATCACATGAACAAAGAGTACTTGGGTGCTTCTGATAAAGAAGGCAAAGAGGAAAAAGAAGGGGATAAAAAAGTAGAAGCTGATCATTAA
- a CDS encoding DUF1987 domain-containing protein, giving the protein MEALRIRETAKTPEIIFDPANSIFEIKGKSVPDNAEDFYTEVLNWIDDYVANPLGETVLKINLEYFNISSSKRLLFLLYKLNELASSEKSVKVQWFYNKADEDMFEVGQDYAFMVKFPFEFIEYSLNEPTLVEAS; this is encoded by the coding sequence ATGGAAGCATTACGAATTCGAGAAACAGCTAAAACACCTGAAATAATTTTTGATCCTGCTAATAGCATTTTCGAAATTAAGGGTAAGTCTGTTCCTGACAATGCGGAAGATTTTTACACAGAAGTTTTAAATTGGATAGATGACTATGTCGCTAATCCTTTAGGAGAAACGGTATTAAAGATCAATCTTGAATATTTCAATATTTCATCCTCTAAAAGGTTGTTGTTTTTATTGTATAAACTAAATGAACTGGCAAGTTCTGAGAAATCTGTAAAGGTTCAGTGGTTTTACAATAAAGCTGACGAAGATATGTTTGAAGTTGGTCAGGATTACGCCTTTATGGTTAAGTTTCCTTTTGAGTTCATTGAGTATTCATTGAACGAGCCAACTTTGGTTGAAGCTTCTTAA
- a CDS encoding aconitate hydratase — MAFDIEMIKEVYAKYPERIAKTREIVNKPLTLAEKILYAHLWDNPLTEAFERGKSYVDFKPDRVAMQDATAQMALLQFMQAGKDKVAVPSTAHADHLILAKDGAKEDLERSKHTNGEVFDFLSSVCNKYGIGFWKPGAGIIHQVVLENYAFPGGMMIGTDSHTVNAGGLGMVAIGVGGADAVDVMAGMAWELKFPKLIGVKLTGKLSGWTAPKDVILKVAGILTVKGGTGAIVEYFGEGAESLSCTGKGTICNMGAEIGATTSTFGYDDSMRRYLKATGRADVVEAADQVAEHLTGDAEVYANPEKYFDEVIEIDLNTLQPHLNGPFTPDLATSVHDMKAAAAKNDWPTEIEWALIGSCTNSSYEDLTRAASIIKDATDKGLEVKSELGINPGSEQVRFTAERDGLFDIFGRAENIRIFTNACGPCIGQWDRDGADKQEKNSIVHSFNRNFKKRADGNPNTMAFVTSPEMVAAVAIAGKLDFNPLTDTLINKDGQEVKLSDPSGIELPAKGFAVDDNGYQAPAADGSGINVVVSPTSDRLQLLTPFKPWDGQNITGAKLLIKAHGKCTTDHISMAGPWLKYRGHLDNISNNMLIGATNAFNMESNKVKNQLTGEYGEVPATARAYKAAGVPSIVIGDHNYGEGSSREHAAMEPRHLGVRAVIVKSFARIHETNLKKQGMLGLTFANESDYDKIKEDDTFNFVDLVDFSEGKPLHLEVVHADGSKDTIQLNHTYNEAQIEWFRAGSALNLIKQQQEA; from the coding sequence ATGGCATTCGACATTGAAATGATTAAAGAGGTATACGCCAAATATCCAGAGCGTATCGCCAAAACCAGAGAAATTGTAAACAAACCATTGACATTAGCAGAGAAAATTCTCTATGCTCATTTATGGGATAATCCTTTAACTGAAGCTTTTGAAAGAGGAAAATCTTATGTTGATTTTAAGCCGGATCGTGTTGCTATGCAAGATGCGACTGCTCAAATGGCTTTGTTGCAATTTATGCAAGCAGGAAAAGATAAAGTAGCTGTGCCTTCAACAGCACACGCAGATCACCTTATTCTTGCAAAAGATGGAGCTAAAGAAGATTTGGAAAGATCAAAACACACTAATGGTGAAGTTTTTGACTTTTTAAGTTCAGTTTGTAACAAATACGGAATTGGATTCTGGAAACCGGGAGCAGGTATCATTCACCAGGTGGTATTGGAGAATTATGCTTTCCCTGGAGGAATGATGATTGGTACGGATTCTCACACTGTAAATGCCGGCGGTTTGGGAATGGTAGCAATTGGTGTTGGTGGAGCAGATGCTGTTGATGTAATGGCCGGAATGGCTTGGGAATTAAAGTTTCCTAAATTGATTGGTGTTAAGTTAACTGGTAAATTAAGTGGTTGGACTGCACCTAAAGATGTAATCTTAAAAGTTGCTGGAATTCTTACTGTAAAAGGTGGAACAGGAGCAATTGTTGAATATTTTGGAGAAGGAGCAGAGTCTTTATCTTGTACAGGTAAAGGAACTATCTGTAACATGGGAGCTGAAATTGGAGCTACAACTTCAACATTTGGATATGATGATTCAATGAGAAGATATTTAAAAGCTACAGGAAGAGCTGATGTTGTAGAAGCTGCGGATCAAGTTGCTGAGCACTTAACTGGAGATGCTGAAGTATACGCAAATCCAGAAAAATATTTTGATGAGGTAATCGAAATTGATTTAAATACATTACAACCTCACTTAAACGGACCTTTTACTCCGGATTTAGCAACTTCAGTTCACGATATGAAAGCTGCAGCTGCTAAAAATGATTGGCCAACTGAAATTGAGTGGGCTTTGATTGGATCTTGTACTAACTCTTCATATGAGGATTTAACAAGAGCTGCATCAATCATTAAAGATGCTACTGATAAAGGATTAGAAGTAAAATCAGAATTGGGTATCAATCCGGGATCTGAACAAGTTAGATTCACTGCAGAAAGAGATGGATTATTTGACATCTTTGGAAGAGCAGAAAACATCAGAATCTTTACCAATGCTTGTGGACCTTGTATTGGACAGTGGGATAGAGATGGAGCTGATAAACAAGAAAAGAACTCTATAGTTCACTCGTTTAACAGAAACTTTAAAAAGAGAGCTGATGGAAATCCAAATACAATGGCTTTTGTTACATCACCAGAGATGGTTGCAGCAGTAGCAATTGCAGGTAAATTAGATTTTAATCCATTAACTGATACTTTAATAAATAAAGATGGACAGGAAGTAAAACTTTCAGATCCTTCAGGAATTGAATTGCCTGCTAAAGGTTTTGCGGTAGATGATAACGGATATCAAGCTCCAGCAGCAGACGGAAGTGGAATTAATGTAGTCGTAAGTCCTACTTCGGATAGATTACAGTTGTTAACTCCTTTTAAACCTTGGGATGGTCAAAATATCACTGGTGCTAAATTGTTGATTAAAGCACATGGTAAATGTACAACTGACCACATCTCTATGGCTGGTCCATGGTTGAAGTACAGAGGACATTTGGATAACATCTCAAACAACATGTTAATTGGTGCTACAAATGCATTTAACATGGAGTCTAACAAGGTGAAAAATCAATTGACTGGAGAGTATGGAGAAGTTCCTGCTACAGCTAGAGCATACAAAGCAGCTGGTGTTCCTTCAATTGTTATTGGAGATCATAACTATGGTGAAGGATCTTCAAGAGAGCACGCAGCAATGGAGCCAAGACATTTAGGTGTTAGAGCGGTAATCGTAAAATCATTTGCAAGAATCCATGAAACTAACTTGAAAAAACAAGGAATGTTAGGATTGACTTTTGCTAATGAAAGTGATTATGACAAAATCAAAGAAGATGATACATTCAACTTTGTTGATTTGGTTGACTTCTCAGAAGGTAAACCATTGCACTTAGAAGTTGTTCATGCAGATGGATCAAAAGATACTATCCAATTGAATCATACATATAATGAAGCGCAAATTGAATGGTTCAGAGCTGGTTCTGCTTTAAACTTGATTAAGCAACAGCAAGAAGCATAA
- a CDS encoding PaaI family thioesterase — protein sequence MKHFDRLLKMYELAPIHEFYKGIHMELADKKASITLPVDKRYFHAGMSAHGSVYFKLLDDAAYFACQTVVEDYFIVTTSFSINLLRPITSGIIKAEGELDFMSKQMFTASSKLFDEKGRLVGTGQGSFLKSALPIQHVEGYS from the coding sequence ATGAAGCATTTTGACAGACTATTAAAGATGTATGAACTGGCTCCAATCCATGAATTTTACAAGGGAATTCACATGGAGTTAGCAGATAAAAAAGCAAGCATTACATTACCGGTAGATAAAAGATATTTTCATGCAGGCATGTCTGCACACGGTTCAGTTTACTTTAAATTATTAGATGATGCAGCTTATTTTGCCTGTCAAACAGTTGTAGAAGACTACTTTATTGTAACCACTTCATTCAGTATTAATTTATTGCGACCCATCACTTCAGGAATAATAAAAGCTGAAGGAGAATTGGATTTTATGAGTAAACAGATGTTTACTGCCAGTTCAAAATTATTTGACGAAAAAGGAAGATTGGTTGGAACCGGACAAGGAAGCTTCTTGAAAAGTGCATTACCTATTCAGCATGTTGAAGGCTATTCATAG
- a CDS encoding SDR family oxidoreductase, whose product MDIAEKVYIVTGGSSGLGKAFAHELVMNLSNVVITGRDLEKLKDVASSLGSNCLWFHADMTSDEDIDKLIDFTLNKFGKIDGIINNAGIGVRTPIEELSREKMREVYEVNVFGAAMLASKVTPLFKKQKYGDIVNIASTAAMKGYATGSIYSSSKFALRSMSQSWAAELRPFNVRVISINPSEVPTAFGQEDRVEKELAENKLRPQEIADVLIAALKMDRRGYIPEVSVFATNPF is encoded by the coding sequence ATGGATATAGCAGAAAAAGTGTACATAGTTACAGGAGGAAGCTCAGGCTTAGGTAAAGCCTTTGCGCATGAATTGGTAATGAATTTGTCCAATGTGGTAATTACAGGTAGAGATCTGGAAAAACTAAAAGATGTTGCTTCTTCGCTTGGTTCAAATTGCCTTTGGTTTCATGCAGATATGACAAGTGATGAAGACATTGATAAATTAATTGACTTTACCTTAAATAAGTTTGGGAAAATTGACGGAATTATCAATAATGCCGGGATAGGTGTAAGAACGCCTATTGAAGAATTGAGTAGAGAAAAAATGAGGGAGGTTTATGAAGTGAATGTATTTGGAGCAGCCATGCTGGCTTCAAAAGTTACTCCTTTGTTTAAAAAGCAAAAGTATGGTGATATAGTAAATATTGCATCTACTGCAGCAATGAAAGGATATGCTACAGGTTCAATTTACTCTTCATCTAAATTTGCCTTGCGCTCAATGTCCCAAAGTTGGGCTGCAGAACTGCGTCCTTTTAATGTAAGAGTAATAAGCATAAATCCTAGTGAAGTACCAACGGCATTTGGTCAGGAAGACCGTGTTGAAAAGGAATTGGCTGAGAACAAATTGCGTCCTCAAGAAATAGCCGACGTTTTAATAGCTGCCCTTAAAATGGACAGAAGGGGATATATTCCGGAAGTATCAGTTTTTGCGACTAACCCTTTTTAG
- a CDS encoding alpha-ketoacid dehydrogenase subunit alpha/beta — translation MAEQEEVLNATDKKYITEVLEDYKLARISREASLMGRREVLGGKAKFGIFGDGKELAQIAMAKQFKNGDFRSGYYRDQTFMMAIGALTVKEYFAALYAHTDPEKEPASAGRQMGGHYSTRSLNPDGSWKNLMEQKNSSADISPTAGQMPRLVGLALASKVYRQNKDLHKMTNFTNKGNEVAFGTIGDASTSEGPFWESINAAGVLQIPFAISIWDDGYGISVPKKYQTTKGSISEALSGMQRSKKSTGYEIFKTKGWDYAHLCETYEKAIKLCRDEHVPVMIHVEEVNQPQGHSTSGSHERYKSEERLQWETDMDCIEKFREFILDAEIATAEELENIDKEAKKHVRDQKGEAWKEFNALISDDLNKAVELMNAMAKGSANAVFIEKVAKDLKDTMGPIKRDIFAATYKALRYMRGEESPAKTQMIAWLKDKEAENWDMYSSYLHSESESCALNIEGVAPVYEGDELTDGRIILRDNFDKVFESRPEVLTFGEDVGKIGGVNQSMEGMQEKFGELRVSDTGIRECTIIGQGIGMAMRGLRPIAEIQYLDYLLYAIQILSDDLATVQYRTKGGQKAPLIIRTRGHRLEGIWHSGSPMGMIINALRGMYVCVPRNMTKAAGMYNTLLASDEPALVVECLNGYRKKEKVPANYGEFMEPLGKVEVVKEGTDVTVVSYGSTFAICEEVAQSLEEVGVSVELIDVQTLIPFDLDHDIVKSIAKTNKLVIVDEDVSSGATAYMLDQIMVKQEAYYHLDSKPVTISARDHRPAYGTDGDYFSKPNFESIFNGIYNVMSEVDPQQYPRIM, via the coding sequence ATGGCCGAACAAGAAGAAGTTTTGAACGCAACCGATAAAAAATATATCACTGAAGTTTTAGAAGATTATAAATTGGCAAGAATTTCACGCGAAGCTTCATTGATGGGAAGAAGAGAAGTTTTAGGTGGAAAAGCCAAGTTTGGAATATTTGGAGACGGAAAAGAATTGGCTCAAATCGCTATGGCGAAACAATTCAAGAATGGAGATTTTAGATCAGGATATTATCGTGATCAAACATTTATGATGGCTATTGGAGCCTTGACAGTAAAAGAATATTTTGCTGCGCTATATGCTCACACTGATCCTGAAAAGGAACCGGCATCTGCAGGAAGACAAATGGGTGGACATTACTCTACTCGTAGTTTAAATCCTGATGGAAGCTGGAAAAATTTAATGGAACAAAAAAACAGTTCTGCTGATATTTCGCCTACTGCGGGTCAAATGCCAAGATTGGTTGGACTTGCTTTGGCTTCTAAAGTTTACCGTCAAAACAAAGACCTTCACAAAATGACCAACTTCACCAATAAGGGTAATGAAGTGGCTTTTGGAACGATTGGTGACGCCAGTACTTCAGAAGGCCCTTTTTGGGAATCTATCAATGCAGCAGGAGTTTTACAAATACCATTTGCCATCTCTATTTGGGATGATGGTTACGGAATATCTGTTCCTAAAAAATATCAAACAACAAAAGGTAGTATTTCAGAAGCTTTGTCAGGAATGCAGAGATCTAAAAAATCTACCGGTTATGAAATATTTAAAACCAAAGGATGGGACTATGCACATCTATGCGAAACATATGAGAAAGCTATCAAATTATGTAGAGATGAGCATGTACCTGTTATGATTCACGTTGAAGAAGTGAACCAACCTCAAGGTCACTCTACTTCAGGATCTCACGAAAGATACAAGTCTGAAGAAAGACTACAGTGGGAAACTGACATGGATTGTATTGAAAAATTCCGTGAATTCATTCTTGATGCTGAAATAGCAACCGCAGAAGAATTAGAAAATATTGACAAAGAGGCAAAAAAACATGTTAGAGATCAAAAAGGTGAGGCATGGAAAGAGTTTAACGCCTTAATCAGTGATGATTTAAACAAGGCTGTTGAATTAATGAATGCAATGGCTAAAGGATCAGCTAACGCAGTGTTCATAGAGAAAGTAGCTAAAGATTTGAAGGACACAATGGGTCCTATCAAAAGAGACATTTTCGCAGCCACTTACAAAGCATTGCGATACATGCGTGGAGAAGAAAGTCCGGCTAAAACTCAAATGATTGCCTGGCTAAAAGATAAAGAAGCAGAGAACTGGGATATGTACTCATCTTATCTTCATTCAGAATCTGAAAGTTGCGCTTTAAATATTGAAGGTGTTGCTCCGGTTTATGAAGGAGATGAATTAACAGATGGAAGAATTATCCTAAGAGACAATTTTGATAAAGTATTTGAGAGCAGACCTGAAGTATTAACATTTGGTGAAGATGTTGGGAAAATTGGAGGAGTAAACCAAAGTATGGAGGGAATGCAAGAGAAATTTGGTGAACTACGCGTTAGTGATACCGGAATTAGAGAATGCACCATCATTGGACAAGGAATTGGAATGGCCATGAGAGGATTACGTCCAATTGCTGAAATTCAATATTTGGATTACTTGTTATACGCAATTCAAATATTGAGTGATGACCTTGCAACAGTTCAATACAGAACTAAAGGTGGTCAAAAAGCACCGCTTATTATCAGAACAAGAGGTCACCGTTTAGAAGGTATCTGGCATTCAGGATCTCCAATGGGAATGATCATTAACGCCTTGAGAGGAATGTATGTTTGTGTTCCTAGAAATATGACAAAAGCAGCTGGTATGTACAATACTTTATTGGCATCAGATGAACCTGCTTTGGTTGTAGAGTGCTTAAATGGATACCGTAAAAAGGAAAAAGTTCCTGCAAACTACGGAGAATTCATGGAGCCTTTAGGTAAAGTAGAGGTGGTAAAAGAAGGTACAGATGTTACTGTTGTTTCATACGGATCAACTTTTGCTATTTGTGAAGAAGTTGCACAATCATTAGAAGAAGTAGGTGTATCAGTTGAATTAATAGATGTACAAACATTAATTCCTTTTGATTTAGACCATGACATTGTTAAGTCTATTGCCAAGACAAATAAATTGGTAATTGTAGATGAAGATGTTTCAAGTGGTGCCACTGCATATATGCTAGATCAAATTATGGTTAAGCAAGAAGCTTATTATCATTTAGATTCAAAACCTGTTACGATTTCTGCAAGAGATCACAGACCGGCTTATGGAACTGATGGTGATTACTTTTCAAAACCAAACTTTGAAAGTATTTTCAATGGCATTTACAATGTAATGTCAGAGGTGGATCCTCAGCAGTATCCTAGGATAATGTAA